The sequence below is a genomic window from Streptococcus oralis.
ACTGCTATGCTTAATTCCAGTGTTGAAAACACGGTTATAACTTCTACTTGATAATAGTCACTTTTATCTTGAATCTTCTTGGTCAGATTGGGTCCAGCATCATGGGCTAGAAAGACTAGTTTGGCTTTCTGGTCTTGGATGGCCTTGACCACCAATTCCTCACCCGATATGATCCGACCTGCTCGTTGAGCAAGTCCCAAGAGATTGCTTATCTTTTGCTTATTCAAGTCCTAACTCTCTTCTTTTTACTTTGTGATCCACATAAGCAATCAACTCGTCATAAAAGCTTTCTTCCACTTCCATGT
It includes:
- a CDS encoding YlxQ-related RNA-binding protein, which encodes MNKQKISNLLGLAQRAGRIISGEELVVKAIQDQKAKLVFLAHDAGPNLTKKIQDKSDYYQVEVITVFSTLELSIAVGKSRKVLAVTDAGFTKKMRSLME